TATCCATAACTTTTGAGAAACATGCTCCCATCGGAACCTTTGGAATCAATGGCATACCGAAGAATGTCGTTAATCCATCTTCACTCGGTGTTGAAGCAATTGATGTAGAActgaatcgatttttcgaatttccagcaGCAGCTTTCTGAGCCGCGCGAAGCGTCCTCGGAGGTGCTCTTGGTGCTCGAAGAGTTTCATCATCATCGTGAATTACTCCGTTACCACAGTGAAGTAGTGCATCACCACCAACTACGTCTGGTAACAACGGCATTTCCTTGGCAGGAAGTGTTCTTTCAGAATGATATCCTCGATTCAAACTTCGTGGCGTTGCAGTTGGTGTCCTCCGATCTGATTCTGACGAAGTGTTCGGCGATGAGGATAGTTGTTCGAGACATCTCGCATCTAATCTCAAACCGTTCAGATGAGCAGGCAGGCCGATTCGAATTGGTGCAGCATCCGGTGTGAGAAGTGAAGGAGCATCATCCATATCTGATTCTTCTTCAGTCAAGTCATCAACAGTCTTCGACATTCGATCATAAACATCAGTTGGTGCTCCGTTAACTTTATCCAATAAATCTCTTGTCATTCTAGCTGAAAGTGATCCAAGAACAAAAGGATGGCTTGTCAGAAGCTTCTCCGGTGAAGGTCtctttttcggatttttcgtGAGGCACTGACGAACAAAATCATGGAATAGCGGAGTCCATCGATGCTTGTCTTTCAGGTGCGGTGGCTTATAACCACTTTTTGTCATCAGATAGAGAACCTGCATTGGGTGAAGATCAAAAAGTGGTGGCTGACATTCTCCGAGCTCGATTGCAGTGATTCCTGTCGCCCAGACATCGCATTGCATCCCGTATCCACCTCGTTTTTCAACACAAGCAACTTCCGGAGCCATCCAATACGGAGTTCCAATGAacgattttctttttccaatagTAGCTGTAATTTGAGCTGCGACACCGAAATCCGCTAATTTCACATCACCGCTTGAAGATAATAGAATATTTGCGCCTTTGATATCTCGATGAATCTgaacagattttttaaaaacttttttgaggaCATTATCAGTTTTTAACATACTTTTCCCATATTGTGAAGATAATTCAAGCCACGCAAAGTTTCTCGGCACACGAAGGCGATTTGAAGTTCCGAAAGTGGTCCGGTCACTGAATGATTggtaaatttcagtttatttttgaattttagataTCAAACTCACAGTGATAGATATCTTGAAGACTTCCACCGCCGCAGTACTCCATAACAATCCATAATCGGTCTCTGAAACAAAAAGCtattgatttctgaaaattctgagaataaaTTCACCTTCTGATATAACTTCCAAAGTACGCAATAATATTCGGATGAGAACACTCTCTAATGACCATAATCTCCTGCTGGATTACTGCAAAATTGTCGCCCGCCTCGAGTTTGACTACTTTGACAGCTGCCAGTGAATCACTtctgaacatttaaaattgaaattgaatatgattttttttctgattattaaCCTGATATCTCTTGCTTTATAAACTTCTCCATATGTTCCGGAGCCGACACGTTGCAGAAGTTCGTAATCATCTGCCGGATTTGATCGTTTGATTACATCGGCACTCATTAcccctgaaattttgaatatttttgtgttgaaaTCGAGAAACAACGTGTATAAACGATGGAAATTATCAATGAacagccgaaaaaaaaatcgcgaaaactGATGAGTGGGTGGTCGGAGGAGAAAaagacaaacaaaaaacacaaacaCAGGCCGTTCGAACACGTTTCGAAAGTAACGAAATCGTATTAAACACACAATATTCATGAGGTTTACGCCTACGAACTCTTCTATTTTAGTccagaaaatgtgcaaaatattttgtttcgaATGTTTTTATAGGAACAGAAAACACTTGATAGTTCATGGGAAAATCATGATATCGAAATAGaagaaaacatcaattttttcatacaaaatttgtaattttattttttagttgaaaaacttgtaattgtttggttttttaacAGATTTAATGGAGttcaacaaaagaaaatataaaaatttgcactgattgaaattttgttttaagtgTCGTCAGATATTGCGCATTGGCCGTAAAGTACCGCACACAGTGAacgcgggaatttaaattttgaaagttacagtaatcctttaaaggagaaattttgattgaaaaatgcgAATCTCCAACATTGAAACTTGTTGAGTTGTATAGAAGGACCGTTGTTTTCTCGTGAGTTACGGTGCAAAAACATGTCCAGTTTTTACAGTTTATTACCAAAAATGAACCATGGAATAATTGAAGGATAAGAAACTGTGGACAGCCCAAGCCTATACCCAACGAATCATATATTACGCACAATCTCCTTTTTCCTCCACAACCTCGGATGATGCTATAAtataattgtaatttttcaattcagaacGCATCCAATCTAGTGCATCCGCAATACCCAGAatcctcatttttcatttctcaatttccttCGTACTTCCATCTTAAGAATGTCAAGGATTGACCACGTGTCATTCATTTTCTCCAACCACACCGAAGAGGCATTGTCTAATGTATTCGATGTGCACAATCCGTGAGAATTGACACAGAAATACACAAAAGTCTACATCAATTCAGTGAAACCTTATTTCTGTTCTCAATTTGGAGGTTCAAAACCAACATAGATAATCGAGAATATGGAAAGTGCGAAGACACAGATCGAGAAGCATCGTCGTGGCAGTTGTACATTAACCGATAG
This is a stretch of genomic DNA from Caenorhabditis elegans chromosome V. It encodes these proteins:
- the gck-2 gene encoding Mitogen-activated protein kinase kinase kinase kinase (Confirmed by transcript evidence), whose protein sequence is MSADVIKRSNPADDYELLQRVGSGTYGEVYKARDIRSDSLAAVKVVKLEAGDNFAVIQQEIMVIRECSHPNIIAYFGSYIRRDRLWIVMEYCGGGSLQDIYHLTGPLSELQIAFVCRETLRGLNYLHNMGKIHRDIKGANILLSSSGDVKLADFGVAAQITATIGKRKSFIGTPYWMAPEVACVEKRGGYGMQCDVWATGITAIELGECQPPLFDLHPMQVLYLMTKSGYKPPHLKDKHRWTPLFHDFVRQCLTKNPKKRPSPEKLLTSHPFVLGSLSARMTRDLLDKVNGAPTDVYDRMSKTVDDLTEEESDMDDAPSLLTPDAAPIRIGLPAHLNGLRLDARCLEQLSSSPNTSSESDRRTPTATPRSLNRGYHSERTLPAKEMPLLPDVVGGDALLHCGNGVIHDDDETLRAPRAPPRTLRAAQKAAAGNSKNRFSSTSIASTPSEDGLTTFFGMPLIPKVPMGACFSKVMDRTELKINCAASWVHPLTGAHLLLFGTEQGIYSFDTNCMPDGNLSKIHHRRCSWMFVYADRLTAIQGNTPYVYRHDLVALTQKNLTLKMSKNLNKIPEKYVPKRLAITVRMPETRGALQCTVKRGQGAQANSLFLCCAVRKTVHLFQWYNPMNQFVLVRSEPIREDIRFPIRPFALINSRTSDFPELCIGVGQMSGSNEYQFNMINFCSSTNNSELSGDLNSSYGSLADDEMLEVGSMHQIDRDTLCFSFRNKVVLTDLQGFERPKPSIFTFNFHIEYLHVVDGTILAFHANGVQGRDLKSNLNTQDLCDVSRLYRVIGDDRVIILRSQPMSPRNSGDTCDVSLLMGHTDTPIAG